DNA from Stutzerimonas decontaminans:
TTGTCGAGGCGCCCGAACCCGACGCGGCTGGCATCCAGTAACTCATAGCCGTCATCGACGACGCCGGCCTGCGCAAGCAGCGTCGCCACGCCCGCCCTTACCGCATGCGATGGCGGACCAGCCAGCGCGCCGAACACCCGGTGTTGACCGGCCTCGCCGATGACCAGACCAGCAAGCGTCGTTCCGGTGCCGGCAGCCAGCCAGATGGCGTCGTAGTCGCTCCAACCGACGGATTCAAGCGCCGCGCGCAAGCGCGGGATCAGCGCGGCGCAGCCCAGAGCGCCGCGCAAACCACCGCCCCCTTCAGGTATCGGGTAAAAGTCCGGATATCGCGCTTGCCACGGCTGCCAGAACGTAGGCAGGTTACGCTCCCGGTAACCGCCGTAGCCAAGCCAGTGCAGCTCCATGCCCCAGGCACGTAGATCGGCCACCGTCGGCGTTTGCTGCTGGTGTCCGCGTAGCAAGCCCACTGTTGCCAGACCGAAGCGCCGCCCCGCCGCTGCCACTGCATGCAGATGATTGGAATGGGCACCGCCGAGGCTGATCAGGCCCGATGCACCGGCACGACGGGCTGCCTCAAGATGCTCCACCAGCTTGAACCACTTGTTTCCAGATAGCTCGGGATCCACCAGATCCAGCCGCAGCACCGCGACCTCGACCCCGCTGCGCTGCAACCAGTCCAAGGACAGTGGCTGCAGGATCAACGGGGCATCGAATGGATGGGGCAGAGACAAACCGCTCAGCTACCGGTGCGCTGCCGGTCTTCCTTGCGGTGCCGAGTGCAGCAGTTGGATTCGCCGATGACAAAGCGGCTTGGCGTGTCGATCTTATCCAGCGGCATTGCACAGCGCTCACCGCTGGAGAGCGTCGCGACGCAGGCTGGCTTCTGATAATGCTCAAGCCACTGCCGATATTGCTCCTCGGAGACGAAGCACTTGGCAGCGGCATAAGCCAAGGGATTGGCGCGATAGCGGGCAAGATCCTGCAATGCAATGGTCAGATGCCCCGCACCCGGATGGTAGGCCATGAATACGACCCCCTGACGAGACAGCTCCTCCAGCACCCGGTCACCGCTATTGCTCAACTTCTCGCACTCAGCCTTCAGCCGCTGGATTTCCTCCTCCAGCTGCGCGTCCAGCTCGTTGCGGTAGGCCAGTTCGACGTCGCGAATCGAAACCTGCTCCTTGTACTCAGCCACCGCCGCCGCAATGCGTGCCTGGGCTTCAAGTTCGAACTGTTCTCGGGCAGCGCCAATCTCGACCCTGCCGCTGACCTCCAGAGTACGCAGCTGCTTGCTCATCTCCTCGCGTGCTTTTTGGAAGCTCTCACCCTGAGCGGTCATCTGCGCATGCAGATTCGCGTTGATCTCCGTCTGCTGCTGCAACTGCTGCTGCAGCGCACGAATTTCCTCCTGCAGCGCCCTGCGCTCCTTTTCCGCGGCAGCCGCAAGCTTGAGCGCGTCCTCTTCGCGCAGGCGCTCGAGGTTGGCGATACGTTGACGTTGCTGTTTGATCAGCAGCGCAGCCTTCTGCCGCTGCTCACGCTCATGGCTTTCGGATCGTTTGGCAGCGGCGTCCTTGCTCACTTCGGCTGCATACCAGGCGTCTTCAGCGACCATCTGCAGCCGCTCCGCCGGTACCGTTTGCGGCCCCTCGTCTTCTACCAGCAGGCCGAGCTGGTTGCGCTTGATGGTTTCGCGCAGTACCACCAGATCATTGCGTTCCGGACTGACCTTGGGGTCCCACATGTGCATCTGATGCCAGGACACCGGGCACTGACTGCGGCAAGCCAGGCGAATCGGCCCGGCGCCCATGTCCGGGCCACGGCCAGTGCGCTCGGCCAACTGGCGCAACGGAATGTTCCAGCCTGCGTCGGCGGAGCCGTCATCATTGAAGTCGAGACAAAAAAATACTGCGGCACGCACCTGCAGCCGCGGATTGATCATCACGTATACAGCGTGCATCTGACGATCCGCGAACTCGGGCAATGCAACGACTCCGTCGAGCACCGCCTCGAATTCTGGATACAGCATTTCCTTGCAGATGGCGCCTTCATTGAAGAACAGTACGGCTTCGACCATCTGCGGTTTGTTCTGCATGCTCGACTTCCTTTATTGCCCGCAGCAGCGAGCCAGCATTGTCCGGAGCGATATGGCCTTCCGATGCCGTCGCCCCGTTAGTGCCGCAAGTTTAGGGGAAATGTTCAAACAGGCAATGTGACTGGGTTGGCAGCGAATCCCGGCATTGGGCCCTGCGCGATGCAGCACCCTGCGGAATTTGCGATGGGCTTTGCTAAATCAGCCTGCGCTGTAGGCGGCAAGGCGGCGCTTCATCTCGTCGCCGAGCGCCTGCAATCCGCTCATGGGTCGAATCATGACCTCGAACTCGACGATTTTGCCCGCCTCGTCAAACCGAATCATGTCGATACCCTTGAGCTCGCGATCGCCCACGCGAGCGCTGAATTCGAGCACCACGTCCGTGCCTTCTGAGCTCGCCAGCTCACGCTGGTAGCGGAAATCCTCGAAGACCTGAAGCACGGTATTGAGGATCAGATTGACTGCCGCCGCTCCTTCGTACGGTTTGTAGGCCATTGGCGAGCGAAACACCGCGTGCGGGTGCAGCAGCTCGGGCAGCCGGCTGAGATCACGCTCGGCGATCATGCGATGCCAGGCTTGCAGACTGCTCGCCGTGTTCGGTTGCAGCGCGATTGCACGTTCCATGCGTGATCCCTCTTTTCGAAATTGACGAAAGGCTCGGAACTAGAGCGCTGCGGCCAGACGGCAGCCCTGATTGATGGCGCGCTTGGCGTCGAGTTCGGCGGCCACGTCGGCACCGCCGATCAGGTGTACGTGCGCGCCTGCCGCTTCCAGGCCTTCCTGCAGCTCACGCAGCGGCTCCTGGCCGGCGCAGAGGATTACCGTATCCACCGGCAGTACCTGCGGCTCGCCCTCGCCCACACGGATATGCAGCCCGGCGTCGTCGACCTGCAGATATTCGACCGAATTGAGCATCTGCACGTGCTTGTTCTTCAGCCCGGTACGGTGAATCCAACCGGTGGTCTTGCCCAGACCGTTGCCCACCTTGGATTTCTTGCGCTGCAGCAGATAGACCTGACGCTTCGGCGCGTGGGGAGCTGGCTGAATGCCGGCGATGCCGCCGCGTACCGACAAATCGAGGTCGATGCCCCACTCTTTCCAGAAAGCCTCACGATCCAAACTGGTGGATTCACCATCGTGGGTGATGTATTCCGACACGTCGAAGCCGATGCCGCCGGCGCCGATTACCGCCACCCGCTGACCGACTGGCTTGCGCTCCAGAATGGCATCCAGATAACCGATCACCTTCGGATGATCGACGCCAGGAATTGCCGGGATCCGTGGCGCAATGCCGGTAGCCAGGATGATTTCGTCGAAGCCGCCAGCCAGCAGCATTTCCACTGTCGCACGTGTATTCAGCTGTACCTCGACGCCGGTTTCCTGCAGGCGGTTCTGGAAGTAGCGCAGCGTTTCGTAGAACTCTTCCTTGCCCGGCACGCGCTTGGCGACGTTGAACTGGCCGCCAATTTCACTGGCCGAATCGATCAGCGTCACCTGATGACCGCGCTCGGCGGCAATCGTGGCAGCGGCCAGGCCGGCCGGGCCAGCACCGACGACGGCGATCTTCTTCACCGCGGTGGTGGGGATGTAGTTCAGCTCGGTTTCGTAGCAGGCGCGCGGATTGACCAGGCAGGTGGTCAGCTTGCCGCTGAAGGTGTGGTCCAGACAGGCCTGGTTGCAGCCGATACAGGTGTTGATGCGCTCGCTGTGACCGGCAGCCGCCTTGTTGACGAATTCTGGGTCGGCCAGAAACGGTCGCGCCATCGACACCATGTCGGCATCACCTTCTGCCAGCACCTGCTCGGCCACCTCTGGCGTGTTGATACGGTTGGTAGTGATCAGCGGAATGTTCACTTCGCCACGCAGTTTGGCGGTGACCTTGGTGAAGGCAGCGCGCGGCACCTTGGTGGCGATGGTCGGAATGCGCGCCTCGTGCCAGCCGATGCCGGTATTGATCAGCGTGGCACCGGCCTGCTCGATGGCCTTGGCCAGCTGCACCACCTCTTCCCAGACGCTGCCGCCTTCGATGAGGTCGAGCATCGACAGACGGTAGATGATGATGAAGTCCGGTCCTACCGCTTCGCGTACACGGCGCACGATTTCCACCGGCAGACGCATGCGATTCTCGTAGCTGCCACCCCAGCGATCAGTGCGGTGGTTGGTATGGGCCACCAGGAACTGATTGATGAAATAGCCTTCCGACCCCATGATCTCTACGCCGTCATAGCCCGCTTGCTGGGCAAGGCTGGCGCAGTTGACGAAGTCGCGGATCTGCTTCTCGATGCCTTCCTCGTCCAGTTCGCGCGGTGTGAACGGGTTGATCGGTGCCTGGATCGCGCTCGGTGCCACCAGATGAGGACTGTAGGCGTAGCGACCAGCGTGCAGGATCTGCATGCAGATCTTTCCGCCGGCCTCGTGCACGGCTTGGGTGACGATCTTGTGCTCTTCGGCCTCTTCCGGCGTTGACAGTTTGGCGGCACCGGCGCGCACCGAACCTTCCTCATTGGGCCCAACCCCGCCGGTGACGATCAGGCCGACGCCACCGCGAGCGCGCTCGGCGAAGAAGGCCGCCATGCGCTCGAAGCCGTTGGGCATTTCCTCCAACCCGGTATGCATGGAGCCCATCAGGGTGCGGTTGCGCAGAGTAGTGAAGCCCAGATCGAGCGGGGCCAGCAGATGCGGGAAGGCGGTCATCAGTGTGTCCTCATCATTGTCGGTGCCGAGCCTCTTGGGGCTGCGGTCGGATATGCAGCGACGATAAACAGCCCAAACGTCACGCTCAATGATCACAAATGACAACTTTCTGATCATTTCGCGCAAAATGCTTGGCAAGCCATGCCGCTTTACCTAGTCTGGCGG
Protein-coding regions in this window:
- a CDS encoding 1-aminocyclopropane-1-carboxylate deaminase/D-cysteine desulfhydrase, producing MSLPHPFDAPLILQPLSLDWLQRSGVEVAVLRLDLVDPELSGNKWFKLVEHLEAARRAGASGLISLGGAHSNHLHAVAAAGRRFGLATVGLLRGHQQQTPTVADLRAWGMELHWLGYGGYRERNLPTFWQPWQARYPDFYPIPEGGGGLRGALGCAALIPRLRAALESVGWSDYDAIWLAAGTGTTLAGLVIGEAGQHRVFGALAGPPSHAVRAGVATLLAQAGVVDDGYELLDASRVGFGRLDKELARFILATERDAGVPLDPIYTAKTMMALRLYVERGYVPSGTRLVLVHTGGLQGRRAAQDQLQRLIDG
- a CDS encoding NADPH-dependent 2,4-dienoyl-CoA reductase; translated protein: MTAFPHLLAPLDLGFTTLRNRTLMGSMHTGLEEMPNGFERMAAFFAERARGGVGLIVTGGVGPNEEGSVRAGAAKLSTPEEAEEHKIVTQAVHEAGGKICMQILHAGRYAYSPHLVAPSAIQAPINPFTPRELDEEGIEKQIRDFVNCASLAQQAGYDGVEIMGSEGYFINQFLVAHTNHRTDRWGGSYENRMRLPVEIVRRVREAVGPDFIIIYRLSMLDLIEGGSVWEEVVQLAKAIEQAGATLINTGIGWHEARIPTIATKVPRAAFTKVTAKLRGEVNIPLITTNRINTPEVAEQVLAEGDADMVSMARPFLADPEFVNKAAAGHSERINTCIGCNQACLDHTFSGKLTTCLVNPRACYETELNYIPTTAVKKIAVVGAGPAGLAAATIAAERGHQVTLIDSASEIGGQFNVAKRVPGKEEFYETLRYFQNRLQETGVEVQLNTRATVEMLLAGGFDEIILATGIAPRIPAIPGVDHPKVIGYLDAILERKPVGQRVAVIGAGGIGFDVSEYITHDGESTSLDREAFWKEWGIDLDLSVRGGIAGIQPAPHAPKRQVYLLQRKKSKVGNGLGKTTGWIHRTGLKNKHVQMLNSVEYLQVDDAGLHIRVGEGEPQVLPVDTVILCAGQEPLRELQEGLEAAGAHVHLIGGADVAAELDAKRAINQGCRLAAAL
- a CDS encoding nuclear transport factor 2 family protein, whose translation is MERAIALQPNTASSLQAWHRMIAERDLSRLPELLHPHAVFRSPMAYKPYEGAAAVNLILNTVLQVFEDFRYQRELASSEGTDVVLEFSARVGDRELKGIDMIRFDEAGKIVEFEVMIRPMSGLQALGDEMKRRLAAYSAG